The DNA segment tgCTCAGTTTTCACCACAGGGGTGGGAGGCTGCAGTCCCCCTTTatggtgctgagctgctgtgtcAGGAGAAGGAAGCAGCCGAGGGGATGGCAGTCTCTGTGAAGCTGAAGCTTATTGTGGTTTGCCTCCCAACAGGCCAAGCGCACCAAGAAGGTCGGGATTGTGGGTAAATATGGGACCCGTTACGGTGCATCCCTTAGGAAAATGGTGAAGAAGATTGAAATTAGCCAGCATGCCAAGTATACCTGCTCCTTCTGTGGCAAGGTGAGAGATCTCATTACCCCAAGAAACCTTTCAATATCAAATTGATTTTGGTGCtagaaaagcaatttaatgCTTCAGTACTTTTTATACTGAAGAGATAACATGACAAGTTTTGAGACAGTGACAAGTGTATGGTGAACTTTGAGCTACAGTCAGAatccatgaaaaagaaatactggaCATTCCACATGCATGTTTAGTGgtatttaaatgaaacaaacacattttgttACACAAAAGATTGAGCAGTGTTGCCATACTGTTTTACATACCTAGTAAAATGGACTTGACAGATTGGAGGCATCATATGATCTTGATAATTAAGGTATGACTTAGgctattttttcccattcaataGCTTTAAAGTGTACCCAGAGAAGCAAGAGAGCTTACTTTTCCCACTTTAAACTTCATGTCAGTGGcttatttttgtgtgttgtaTAACTCTAGATGGAGAAGAATTTACAATAAGAAATACTCTTACCTACTCACATACATAATCAAAATTCACTATTCAGTCTAGTTTTTGACAGTTTGAGAGGCCTGTCAGCTTGTGCTTTGCCCAGATTTTTATTGAAATCTGTAGTGTAGGTATCTGTAAGTGGCTGggaattttaaagtattttcatcAGAGGTTTTTTTAAGGAGGAGGTTGTAttagtttgttgtttttctgtgttttttttaactttgtgtCTTTTGCATGTGAAGTGAGACTGTCAATAACCCCCTTTGCAGAGCTCCCTAAATTAGGCATAGGTATAGGCAAACCTGTTGTTATCCTTGCAAGGTGATGGATACTTGCCTCGGGGAGAAGAGTTCATGACCCACCACTCATATTTAGAGGCTGCTTGAAAGGTGTCTAGTTTAGAACAGTCTTGGATTGTCCAGGGAGAACTAGGAGTAGTGGTGTTACATTTAGTCACCACATCAGGTGAGTATCAGTTACTATGACCAAGGTAACTCCTTactatttttctccttcccaaaaagctgaaattttgaTGATGGGTTTACAAGTTACTTATATCTGAATGAAAAAGTGGTTCAGAAGGACTTCCCCTTTTTGGCAGAATCTGAGTAAATAGATTCTCTGATCCTTGCCTATCCTAACTAGGCTTATAGGAATGTTGTGGTGTGATGCTGAAGTTCTTTCCTGAAGTTTGTTGTTTGGCCTTTTCAGCTGGTGCAGAGtgatttccccccccccctttttcttttattccagaCCAAAATGAAGAGGAAGGCTGTGGGTATCTGGCACTGTGGATCCTGCATGAAGACAGTTGCTGGTGGTGCCTGGACTTACAAGTAAGGAATGAAGAAGCTCCAATCAGCATTTATTCTTGTGTAGCTTAGGCATAACACAGCTTTTGATTCTGTTatctatttttcaaaaaattttCATCTACTAACCATTAAGTAAGTATGTTTTGAGTTAGTTATAGGGGGAGGGGTTTGCTTGCTTTGTAAAAATTTGATTGCAGTGGATCAAATTGGATTTGATTGCTGTTCTTTGCAATAAGCAAAACCAGTTTTactgcaagaaaaataatttccgtgttttccttttgttgtaaAAGCCTTGAATCATAATAACGCTATAATAATAACTGTCAGGGTGCTCTTGCTTACTCCCTTTCTTTGCTCTCCTTCCCCCACAATTCTGGTAGAAGACACTGTTGCCTCACACAGCCGTGAGGGAGCTGAGCCCGCACCATGGGGTGGGCTCATGACTGGGTAATTTGGGTTAAGATGCAGCCTGTGAAGCTGCATGTGCTTCTGTAGACCAAGGCCTACGCTTTGTTGCCATGAAAGTAGAAGTGGAATTAAACCTCTGTTGACAGTGCAATTGGAAATAAGACGACAACTATTTGAAATTAGTAgtgctttcttaaaaaaaataacactggcaCTATTGTTCTGCTGCCACATGCAAATGACTCTGTTTCTTCCTCCAGTACCACCTCTGCAGTGACAGTCAAATCTGCAATCAGAAGACTGAAGGAACTGAAAGACCAGTAGATGCTACTTCCTGTTTTGCTTGTGAAACATCCTTTTTTCCCACTGTCAAGATTTGTCAATTTATCAATAAAAGGGTGATACTGGAATGGAGTCATGTTTGTCTTCTGCACAAAGTCCTGTGTGTTGTGTTACATATGGTGGGTTGatcctggctgtgctccagcactcttttcctcagctggacaggggagagaaaataaggaaaggTCTGTGGGCTGAGGTAGGGGCAGGGCAAGATCCTTCACCAGTCATCATGACAGACCTGACTTGgggaaatttaatttattaccagtCATATCAGAGTAGGATAA comes from the Pithys albifrons albifrons isolate INPA30051 chromosome 8, PitAlb_v1, whole genome shotgun sequence genome and includes:
- the RPL37A gene encoding large ribosomal subunit protein eL43, yielding MAKRTKKVGIVGKYGTRYGASLRKMVKKIEISQHAKYTCSFCGKTKMKRKAVGIWHCGSCMKTVAGGAWTYNTTSAVTVKSAIRRLKELKDQ